The Rubripirellula tenax nucleotide sequence GAATGACGCCTACCTCGACCGCCATACGGGCAGCTCACTTTACTTCTCGATGCTTGGCGACTCCGACGACGAACCTGACGACTTCGACGACACAACGCGCTACGTCGCTATACCCGACACACGAGACTTTGGCCTGGGATCGCAACTTGCGGTTCAATTTGCATCCGAGATTGCACCGGCATTGCTCGATGATGTTCGCGACGCATTTGGTGGACGTGGTGCTTTCCGTCGATTCAAGGACTTGCTTGACCGGAATGGATTGCTCGAATCTTGGTACGAATATCAGGCTGGACACGAGCGCAAAGCAATCTTGCAATGGTGCGCAAACAACGACATTCGCTACACGATGGATACACCATGACGGCGGATAACCAGCACATGCACCGGAGCGGGGCTTGCGACCGTTTTCAAATGGCACACTTTACACTCCCCGCCCGGTGATGCGGGGCGTTCTGCCACTGAATTTATGTCTGCACCTAAACGCAAATCAAACCGAATCACTGTCGGTGACCAAGTGTTCCGTTGGCGTTTTCACTACGACGAAGACGCTCCTTGGCAGAAGACCGTTTCAATTGTCGCAGATGACGATTTAAATGGCCCGTCGCTATTTGCCCGTTGCCACTATGACAACGATGTCACCCCAGCGATCGTTCGACGCTTGCTGGACGTCGCATTTGAGAATGGATGGCCCCCAATTTCTGACGAGCCTCAAGACTTTGGGCTCACCGACGAACGCATTTACGATTGCTTTCACGGTTTTCCGCGTCTGTTGGATCACAGGGGTAATCGGTTTTCGTGGTATCCCGACACGAAGGGCGGACTCCACTTAAAGATCAAAAACACTGGACACCCCAAGGGCCAACTGTTGGCAACCAACTGCACACTACAACGTGAAGATTGCACCGAGGAATTGGCCATCGCGTTCATAGATGCCGCAATTGATCTTGGTTGGAAGCATGGCCGAGCGCGGCGTGATTGCTTCTGGCTTGAAGAACACAT carries:
- a CDS encoding UPF0158 family protein; this encodes MTTPNVVFAFDTIEMAFDYANFDDRSNDAYLDRHTGSSLYFSMLGDSDDEPDDFDDTTRYVAIPDTRDFGLGSQLAVQFASEIAPALLDDVRDAFGGRGAFRRFKDLLDRNGLLESWYEYQAGHERKAILQWCANNDIRYTMDTP